A stretch of the Solanum dulcamara chromosome 6, daSolDulc1.2, whole genome shotgun sequence genome encodes the following:
- the LOC129892381 gene encoding uncharacterized protein LOC129892381 — translation MERKLPLAQPGFNAGEALLPLMESDEAFINGMYDGMSYQALLSLSLDHSYYGQVKPFAAHSSFHPSLVNDMLCASNVSSHDFSTGDHFAWLNKKTEINPDADKKMKFPKLEPVTDNLPLYPYNNEVFLSEPFNYFSNTSGGFGYHSLPDLRCLEQSNYLDFSSSLVTTENRVVEPVSQVMSNLLKSRQPYSSSTTRMRRQKLSEKTRCLEKLLPWDKKMDTATMLEEAYKYVKFLQAQISVLQSMPPLVEGGPSSSSDQDRNKSNEAKAISVFGTLGRLNRQQLLQVLLNSPVAQTYLYSKGCCVYSVEQLVQYRKIAQRNALYRQSLFFSGMLS, via the coding sequence ATGGAGAGAAAATTACCTCTTGCTCAACCGGGATTTAATGCCGGAGAAGCGTTGCTACCACTTATGGAGTCTGATGAAGCCTTCATCAACGGCATGTACGACGGTATGAGCTATCAGGCTCTGTTGAGTTTGAGCCTCGACCACAGCTACTATGGCCAAGTGAAACCTTTCGCAGCTCACTCATCTTTTCACCCTTCTCTCGTCAATGATATGCTCTGCGCCAGTAATGTTTCTTCTCATGATTTCTCTACTGGAGATCATTTTGCATGGCTTAATAAGAAGACAGAGATCAATCCTGATGCTGATAAAAAGATGAAATTCCCAAAACTGGAACCAGTAACTGATAATCTCCCGTTATATCCATACAACAATGAGGTTTTTTTAAGTGAGCCGTTCAACTACTTCTCCAACACCTCCGGTGGCTTTGGATATCACAGTCTTCCAGATCTTCGTTGCCTCGAACAGTCAAACTATTTGGATTTCTCGTCATCGCTGGTCACAACAGAAAACCGAGTCGTCGAACCTGTTTCACAAGTTATGAGTAACCTCTTAAAGAGCAGGCAGCCTTATAGTTCATCTACAACTCGAATGCGAAGACAGAAGCTAAGCGAGAAAACACGATGTTTGGAAAAGCTATTGCCGTGGGATAAGAAAATGGATACGGCTACTATGTTAGAAGAGGCGTACAAATACGTGAAGTTTCTACAGGCGCAGATTAGCGTCTTACAGAGCATGCCTCCGCTGGTAGAAGGAGGTCCTTCGTCTTCTTCCGATCAGGACAGAAATAAATCAAATGAAGCGAAGGCGATTAGCGTTTTTGGGACACTGGGGAGACTGAACAGGCAGCAGCTTTTACAGGTTTTACTGAATTCGCCTGTTGCTCAGACGTATCTCTACTCCAAAGGCTGCTGTGTTTACTCCGTAGAACAGCTGGTTCAGTACAGGAAAATTGCTCAGAGAAACGCTTTGTACCGCCAATCTTTGTTTTTCTCCGGCATGCTCTCTTGA
- the LOC129892182 gene encoding protein VASCULATURE COMPLEXITY AND CONNECTIVITY-like produces MAKLFGIFACLLIVALDSIAGILGIKAEAAQNQEKHLRLWLFECKEPSHDAFVLGVAAACLLAIAHVLANLLGGCSVCATDDIKKAPPSRQLSMACLVFTWIIMAIGMGLLVIGTMANNKSRASCGFSHHHFFSIGGILCFVHAIFSVAYYTTASMLLDP; encoded by the exons ATGGCTAAATTGTTTGGTATTTTTGCGTGCTTGTTGATTGTGGCCTTAGACTCTATTGCTGGCATTCTTGGAATCAAAGCAGAAGCAGCTCAAAACCAG GAAAAGCATCTTCGTTTGTGGTTATTCGAATGTAAAGAGCCAAGCCATGATGCATTTGTACTAGGTGTGGCTGCAGCATGTCTTCTTGCAATTGCTCATGTTCTTGCTAACCTTCTTGGTGGCTGCAGTGTTTGTGCTACTGATGACATTAAGAAAGCACCCCCAAGTAGGCAACTATCAATGGCTTGTCTTGTTTTTACATG GATCATAATGGCAATAGGAATGGGACTATTGGTGATAGGGACAATGGCAAACAACAAGTCAAGAGCTTCCTGTGGGTTTTCACATCATCATTTTTTCTCAATTGGTGGAATCTTGTGTTTCGTCCATGCCATCTTTTCTGTTGCGTATTATACTACTGCTTCAATGCTACTTGACCCATAG
- the LOC129892036 gene encoding STOREKEEPER protein-like, which produces MAPKTKSRLVDQPPSASSSEEQEQVEESQEEGEEEQSGEEEGEGESGEETEEDEEPKTAPPVEKRPITQKPVQTPQKPQSSSESRSEDGAGSESESESGHSLPSPSASDFTVKPIVPAKAAAASKPAAKRPQETQKEKGRKKPKIAEEEEKRSAATPRSLWSDEDQLALLKGMAEYKAQKGTEPNADMSAFHEFIKGKLQVEVSKSQLSDKLRRLKKKFLTNVKDGEEPVFSKGQDFLVFEHSKKIWGVPGTNNGVKENVNNSTNGKAKKTVEVKKSSEPKKSAKVSKPKDNEKHKEEEKHVAVKEVVKEDIVKGDQQNFQSKYPRLAASFESMAGMSTIYPNGTSLLKKKMSLIASDKAKVLEEKWKKLEDDEAALMVKRLDLIAEHYRLVVDATRGN; this is translated from the coding sequence ATGGCCCCCAAAACCAAATCCCGATTAGTAGACCAGCCTCCTTCTGCATCCTCTTCTGAGGAACAAGAACAGGTTGAAGAATCGCaggaagaaggagaagaagaacaaTCCGGGgaggaagaaggagaaggagaatcTGGGGAAGAAACTGAAGAAGACGAAGAACCCAAGACAGCCCCTCCAGTTGAAAAGAGACCCATTACTCAAAAACCAGTTCAAACCCCACAGAAACCCCAATCTTCTTCTGAGTCTAGAAGCGAAGATGGGGCAGGATCCGAATCGGAATCGGAATCGGGCCATTCCCTGCCTTCCCCTTCTGCATCAGACTTCACCGTCAAGCCGATTGTTCCTGCAAAAGCTGCTGCCGCATCGAAACCAGCAGCAAAGAGGCCGCAAGAGACGCAGAAAGAGAAAGGGAGGAAGAAACCCAAGATTgcagaagaagaggagaaaaggTCAGCTGCCACTCCTCGCAGTCTATGGAGCGATGAAGACCAGCTTGCTCTACTCAAAGGTATGGCTGAATACAAGGCGCAAAAAGGTACTGAACCTAATGCCGATATGTCTGCTTTTCATGAATTCATCAAGGGGAAGTTGCAGGTCGAAGTTTCAAAGAGTCAACTCAGTGACAAGCTTAGGAGGTTAAAGAAGAAATTTTTGACCAATGTGAAAGATGGTGAGGAACCAGTTTTCTCTAAGGGTCAggattttttagtttttgagcATTCAAAGAAGATTTGGGGCGTCCCTGGAACTAATAATGGAGTTAAGGAGAATGTTAACAATAGCACTAATGGAAAAGCTAAAAAGACTGTTGAGGTTAAAAAGAGTTCTGAACCTAAGAAAAGTGCTAAAGTTAGTAAACCAAAGGATAATGAGAAACATAAGGAAGAAGAGAAACATGTTGCTGTAAAAGAGGTGGTTAAGGAGGATATAGTTAAGGGTGATCAACAGAATTTCCAGTCCAAATATCCACGTTTGGCTGCATCATTTGAAAGTATGGCTGGCATGTCTACAATCTATCCGAATGGTACAAGtttgttgaagaagaagatgagttTGATTGCTAGTGAcaaggctaaagtgttggaggaGAAGTGGAAGAAACTGGAGGATGATGAAGCTGCCTTAATGGTGAAGCGCTTAGATTTGATTGCGGAGCATTACAGATTGGTGGTTGATGCGACGAGAGGTAACTAG